TGTgtaattctaagagtgtagctgTAACTGAAATCTCAGTTGTTGGTCCATTACAACTTTCTACTTCAGATACAGTGATTCCATCTCTTACGTCACAGTTTTATGGCCAAGGTATCATATCAGGCAACAGTGAAaatggagatccagttcgaaggtctCCTGTTGACTCTGGGAAGTCTGAACAATATCCAAATGTGGTAGAAACTTCCATTTGTCCGACGAGCAGGAGTGATGTGGTCAGCAAATTAGAGACTACGAGCAAAATTAGTAAAGATTTGAATGGACATGATGGTGTAAAGAGTTATTCAGCAATGTTATCCTGTGTGGAGGGGATGTTACTTCTTTTAGAACAGGCCACATTAACTGGAAGGGCAAATGTCTTGGATGAAAATGAGTTTGTTGATGCTGATGTGATTTATCAAAAGTCTGTTGCCTTTGCAAAGACAGCTCCACGAGGTCTACTTTTCAAAAGTGCACGAAGGAAGTCCGACCTTCGGAAAAGCATGCCAGATAAGAGCGTAAGAGTAAAGAAGCATTCTATAGAACATGAAGAACCTAGTGATGTTGGAAGGAAATATGATGTTGACAGACGATTGGGAAAGCAGAGAAatgatcttgcacaagagtttcTATCGGATGTGGTTCCACGAGGTACACTGAGAGTGGATGAACTAGCGAAGTTACTTGCTTAGATATGGCTGCTCTTTTAGTAACAATGACGGCATGCAAAATATGCATACCCTGTACTTTGACATGGTCAATGAGTGCAATGGAGCATGTATGTCATGCCGTGTTAGGCCAGGGCAGGATAGCGGCTGgagggaggaggaagatgaaCCAGCAGCCTTGGATTGCGTTGGATTTCAATGGCAAAATCGAAGGAAACTGAACTTGCCCCTCAATTTTTAGACTCAAGAATTGTTTAGAAGTACTCAGTCAATTGCGTTGGATTTTAATGGCAAAATCGAAGGAAACTGATTTTTGTATTCTTCACTGGCCACATTTAGGCATAGGGTGTGATGTTGGTGACAATAAAATTACCCTTGTTCTCTTCCCACTGTGACGGTGCCTTATCGGGTAGCGGTAGGGAGCCAGAGATGGCCACGTATTTGATCTTATGGAATTTCGGTTTTTGTTCTTGTAGATGATTCCATGCAGATTTGATCAGTTATTGTTAGTGTTTGGTGCTTTTGTTCGTTTGATCTCTTTTGGCTTCGGTGCACTTCTCTGACATTTTGGTGAAGAATTTTGTTAGCGCCAATTCTCTCTCAATTGTATTTCATGGCGACATTACCAGCAACTCGAGCTACAATTCGaaatggaggaggaggaaggggatTGACAACTCGTCCACGCTACACGCACGAGCCGTGCCTCGGCTTCCAGCCGTTCTGTCCTGCCTGCCTTAGAGGGTGCTAGGATACCTTTTGGTctcatgactaaaagtagtgggactaaaattTGCTAGcttcacccatgcttggatccaaatactaaagagtctaaaatcaagttaatgagcatttattatcctgtaaaccctccaatccagaactcgcatgtgttaaaggagaggagttaagtGAGAAGAGAAAGGACTAacccacattttagtaggggtacccctgactaaaaaaatttagtctcaagactagttttaacccctctttagtcaggggtgcttggaactttagccttttaaagagactatttttagtcaacctaaaataagtcccttaaatccaagcaccctcttacaCACGCGCTCTCTAGCTTAAGTAGTTGACATGGTAACTTGGGCCCATTCAGGCCGAGCAAGCCTAGCAGGCCGCTGAGGCTTCGCGGCGCGCTTCTTGGTCAACTTGATGGTCTTGATCGTTGAAAATCCCCCTAAAAACACTCTCATTTTGACAGGAATAGTTTTTTTATTTCGAAATAAAGGTTCTTGTCTTGTGGGGAATGATGCATAATTTTTTGGAATCCGGTACCAACAGGTATAATCCCCTAGAACTACGTTTTCTTTCAACACTTTCAACCAATCAATGCGACCTCGTAGTGCAGCTTTTGCTAAAACTCAAGCAGTTTCTTAAAAACTTGCTTCGGATATGAAACTTTTGGTATTCAGGAAAGCCCTTGTTATGGTTATTCCCAATAAGATTGCCCGATAATAGATCGATTCATCTAAAGCTCGCCCTGCTCGTTCCGCTCGCAATAGTCCGATTAATTCCCAAGGCAAAAAAACATTAGACATTCCATCTTCGGAAACCCGCACTTTTGATGTTGCTTGGCGTATAATAATCTCTATGTGTCCCTTAGACACAGCTTGATCCAAGCCGGTGCTCGTGGAAACATGTTGTAACGACCCGTATTTTTTTCACATAGTAATTCCACCCTTAACTAGATAATTAAATAGAATATATTACGAAAATACATCTCAAATTTCTTCAACAAGCATAACCACTCAAATATATATCTATATTCATATACCTCAAACAGTACAGCTATACAAGTGTATTACAAATTTTGGAAAAAGAAAATGTAGGGAGACCAGACTATGCTAATCTATACAACAATGCCACACCAAACTTAGACCAACCCAAAAATATCTCTGGGTCAACCAGAATAGCAAGACACATTTGAGACACGCACTGACCACCACTCTCACGTGCACAATAGATTAATAGTCAATGGGTCAACAGTATAGTCTATGTATGGGCTTCAACCTTCAGCCAATTAAAAGCTAGCACCTGTGAGAACAATGGAGAAGGGGATGGGCAGCCATACCAGCCAAGGAAGGTGGTTTTCTGATATTAAAAGAAGAGAGAGCAGAGCAAGCCATTGCAAGACTTCACACGTCTCCATTCTTACCCAAATAGCCAAACCAGCAGTTTGTCTTCCTCCCACTGTCTTCATCTTTCTATCTGCAACCAACAAAGATCCAAGAACAATAAGTAGAGATGGTGACCTGAGAAATCATAGTAAATCGAAGGAGGAAggctagagcaagaagttagCCTACTAGACTGGGATCTGGAAGTAGGAGCAGCACTAGTAGGAACAGCAGAGAAGGCAAAAGAAAAAAGGTGAGTTCTTCTGTCATTCCTTTAGGAGGTAATAGCACCCAGGTACCCTAACTTGCACCCAATGTGATGATTCAGTCCCAAAGTTGCAAAACTTGACCAAACCATACCCCAACTTGcatctcatgtgatgatttaGTCCCAGGCCAATCAGAGCTCGCCAATTGGCTGCCAAGTGGCTGGACCGGTCAGCGCGCAGTTTTGCACAAAACCCCCTGCCGTTTCCCTGAATCAACCCGTGTGCAGTCCCAGGTCGTCCAGGGACTGCGGCGTGTGCCAGTGCGTGTTCTGCGCCGACGACGAGCTCCGCCTCCTGCCGGCGTGCCGCCACGCGTTCCACTCCGTCTGCGTCGACCCGTGGCTCCGCGCCAACCCGTCCTGCCCTCTCTGCCACGCCTTCATCGCACTCCCGTACCCGCCGCTCCCCGAGCTCCTTCGCGTCGAGCTCGACAGCGTCAGCAGCCGCCGCTCCActtcctcgtcctcctccgcggccgtcgcCGCAGCGCCGCCAGAGGGAGTCCGCGCGTACCCGCTCCCCAACTCCAACACCAACACAGAGTACCTCGTGGAGGAGGACCTCCAGGTGGTCCTCAAGCCGCCCAGCGCTGCCAACCCGGCGCCACCGCCGCCACCCACGGCTCGAAATACCGGCGAGCCGAGCCAGCAGCTGGCAGCCGCGGCGGAGCGCGCGCTGTCGTCGTCCGTGACGCCGACAGCGTCGTTCAGGTCGGTGGGGCGTTCCAGCAGCAGGTGGAGCAGCCGGTGGAGCAGCGGGCGGTGGAGCAGCCGGTACGACGCCGGGAGCGTGACGGCCGCCGCCACGGCCGAGTGGTGGTGGAACATGGACGGCGGGGTGGCGCCAGCGTCGCGGCGGGCCGAGTCCGAGGACGGCAGCGCGTTCTACGGGTTCGTGCGGTGGCTGACGGGAGCATACTAGTTACCTAGTAAACAGCGCGTTCCAACGGCGGGACAAGCTCC
The Aegilops tauschii subsp. strangulata cultivar AL8/78 chromosome 3, Aet v6.0, whole genome shotgun sequence genome window above contains:
- the LOC109757374 gene encoding uncharacterized protein → SQANQSSPIGCQVAGPVSAQFCTKPPAVSLNQPVCSPRSSRDCGVCQCVFCADDELRLLPACRHAFHSVCVDPWLRANPSCPLCHAFIALPYPPLPELLRVELDSVSSRRSTSSSSSAAVAAAPPEGVRAYPLPNSNTNTEYLVEEDLQVVLKPPSAANPAPPPPPTARNTGEPSQQLAAAAERALSSSVTPTASFRSVGRSSSRWSSRWSSGRWSSRYDAGSVTAAATAEWWWNMDGGVAPASRRAESEDGSAFYGFVRWLTGAY